GATGCCGGAATCACCGTTCCCATCGTACCCGGACTCAAAGTACTTACAACGCCCAGGCACCTGCAGTCGCTGCCCCAGTTTTTTCATCTTTCCATCCCCGCACCCCTGACCAGGGAAGTAAGCGAAAACCCTGACAGGGCACGTGACATCGGGGTTGAATGGGCAGTGAAGCAGTGTCGCGAATTGCTTGATTATGGTGTTCCCGGCCTGCATTTTTACGTGATGGGCAACCCCAAGCCGGCAACCAGAGTTATCGATCAGCTTGATATTGTGCCGGTCAGCGCTGTATCATCAAAAAAATAAACTCCGGACGACGAATTTTTTACACATTTACCACTATTTGTGACGCCCCGGTTTTCAAGAATTGCATGCTTGCTGTTAGTAACGGGATGTGCATGGATCATGGCATCCTGCAGCACACCCCGGCACACAGCCAATCCGGAAGCCCGGCTCATTGAAGAGTTCAGGAAATGGGAAGGTACGCCGTATCGGCTGGGTGGTGATTCCAGAAGCGGCGTCGACTGCTCGGCATTTGTCCGCATTGTGATGCGGGATGCTTTCGGTATTTCCATTCCCCGGACGACCCGCGAACAGTTGCAGGCGGGACGAAGAGTCCAGCCAAGAGCCGCGCGGCTCGGCGATCTTGTTTTTTTCCGGACCGGCCGCACCACATATCATGTCGGCATCATGATGCGCGGTGATTTTTTCATGCATGCCTCCACCACACGCGGAGTCACGATCGACCGTCTGCAGGAATCCTACTGGCAGGAGCGGATGATTCAAATCCGCAGGTTCAGCGGCAGATGAGTTGCCTATGGCATCACTCAGTATCACTCATTGCTGTTATCATCACTGAACTCAAGGAATCGCTCTTTGATACCCGGTTCGGGAACCCGGCATTCCGTCCTCTTTCCGAACCAACCGTAGCGGCGACGGGCGATGACATTGTAAATGAAATCTCTTGCCGGACGTGGTATAACGACCATTACCCGAAGCAGCCTGATGCTTCCGCGCAGGTATCGCACAAGCTGCAGCACGGCATCCGATCGTTCATAAACCTTGCCGTTGTCAATCAGGATAACGGTGTCCATCTTGTCAGGATGGTACCCGGCAGACTCCAGCAGTGACCTGCCGGCGCCGGACTGAAGCGGTGCGAATCTGATTCCGGCATCAGGATCCCGGTCTATAATGATATTCACCCATTTGTTGCAAAGGTTGCAAAAACCATCAAAAAGTAATACCGGTTTTTCTTTTGCAGCTTGTAACATGGTTACACTCCCGGCCACCGGTTATGATATAAATACCAGTAAATTAGAAATTTGGATATTTTCTGTAAGAAAGTGGGGCGTCACTATTTTTCAAGAGCTTTCAAAATCGTAAATTAGTCAATTATCAACACACTATATGACTGCAATGAACCCTGATCAGGATTAAAAGGGCAAGGCAACAAAAAAACCGGTTTATTGATGCAGCTCAATAAACAGACTGTCTTGTTGGACTTGATTGTATGAGTTTTTCTTCAAGATCAACATCTTTTATCTCCGTGCCGTTGCATTGCAAAAGTATTTACACATTCCGATTAACTGTAGCGTTTCATGTCTGACAGTAAAAAAATTATTCTTGTTGAAGACGACTTCATCATTGGCATGCTGCTGGAAAAACAGATCCAGCGCATGGGGTTTGAAGTTGCTGCCAAAGTGGACAGTGGGGAAGAAGCCGTTACCAGGGTCAAAGAAGAGAATCCGGAGCTTGTGCTTATGGACATCAAGCTGGTCGGTGATATTGACGGAATTGATGCAATGGAGCAGATCCGGCAATTTTCCGATGTGCCTGTGATCTATCTGACCGGCAATGCTGACAGCAATACCCGCGCGCGGGCCGAAAAAACCGGGCCGGAAGGATATCTGATCAAGCCTGTCGACATGAAAGTTTTGCGCCAGAAAATTCTGAAAATCATGA
Above is a window of Natronogracilivirga saccharolytica DNA encoding:
- a CDS encoding thiol-disulfide oxidoreductase DCC family protein, which codes for MLQAAKEKPVLLFDGFCNLCNKWVNIIIDRDPDAGIRFAPLQSGAGRSLLESAGYHPDKMDTVILIDNGKVYERSDAVLQLVRYLRGSIRLLRVMVVIPRPARDFIYNVIARRRYGWFGKRTECRVPEPGIKERFLEFSDDNSNE
- a CDS encoding response regulator, which encodes MSDSKKIILVEDDFIIGMLLEKQIQRMGFEVAAKVDSGEEAVTRVKEENPELVLMDIKLVGDIDGIDAMEQIRQFSDVPVIYLTGNADSNTRARAEKTGPEGYLIKPVDMKVLRQKILKIMNGQQT
- a CDS encoding C40 family peptidase; its protein translation is MASCSTPRHTANPEARLIEEFRKWEGTPYRLGGDSRSGVDCSAFVRIVMRDAFGISIPRTTREQLQAGRRVQPRAARLGDLVFFRTGRTTYHVGIMMRGDFFMHASTTRGVTIDRLQESYWQERMIQIRRFSGR